The following proteins come from a genomic window of Musa acuminata AAA Group cultivar baxijiao chromosome BXJ1-7, Cavendish_Baxijiao_AAA, whole genome shotgun sequence:
- the LOC135678940 gene encoding protein P21-like, with protein MAFSGAAMASLGGLSFLLLPLLFVVSHAATFDIVNQCSFTVWAAAVPGGGRQLDPSQTWTININPGTTGGRVWARTDCSFDGSGSGSCQTGDCGGLLECQGYGTPPNTLAEFALNQFQNMDFIDISLVDGFNVPMDFSPTSGDCRGIRCSADINGQCPAELRAPGGCNNPCTVFKTDEYCCTSGSCGPTNYSMFFKNNCPDAYSYPKDDATSTFTCPGGTNYRVVFCP; from the coding sequence ATGGCCTTCTCTGGTGCAGCAATGGCATCGCTCGGcggcctctccttcctcctcctccccctgctCTTCGTCGTCTCCCATGCAGCTACCTTCGACATCGTCAACCAATGCTCCTTCACTGTCTGGGCCGCCGCCGTCCCCGGAGGCGGCCGCCAGCTCGACCCGAGCCAGACCTGGACCATCAACATCAATCCCGGCACCACAGGCGGCCGCGTCTGGGCCCGCACCGACTGCTCCTTCGATGGAAGCGGCAGCGGTAGCTGCCAGACAGGCGACTGCGGCGGCCTCCTGGAGTGCCAAGGCTACGGCACGCCGCCCAATACGCTGGCCGAGTTCGCCCTCAACCAGTTCCAGAACATGGACTTCATCGACATCTCCCTCGTCGACGGCTTCAACGTGCCCATGGACTTCAGCCCCACCTCGGGGGACTGCCGGGGCATACGGTGCTCCGCCGACATCAACGGGCAGTGCCCCGCGGAGCTGAGGGCGCCGGGCGGCTGCAACAACCCTTGCACCGTGTTCAAAACTGATGAGTACTGCTGCACATCCGGCAGCTGCGGGCCGACAAACTACTCCATGTTCTTCAAGAACAACTGCCCCGATGCTTACAGCTACCCCAAGGACGACGCAACCAGCACCTTCACCTGCCCCGGTGGGACTAATTACAGGGTTGTCTTCTGCCCTTAA